Proteins found in one Amycolatopsis umgeniensis genomic segment:
- a CDS encoding secondary thiamine-phosphate synthase enzyme YjbQ — MYSTEIEVRTGSVAVVHDLNKDARTFLRDADAEDGILHVFVPHATSGLAILETGAGSDEDLLKALDDLLPRDGRWQHQHGSPGHGRDHVLPALLPPYATIPVLGGEMTLGTWQSVCLVDTNLDNPVRRVRFSLLEG; from the coding sequence ATGTACTCCACGGAGATCGAGGTGCGCACCGGCAGCGTGGCCGTGGTGCACGACCTGAACAAGGACGCCAGGACCTTCCTGCGCGACGCGGACGCCGAGGACGGGATCCTGCACGTCTTCGTCCCGCACGCGACGTCCGGGCTGGCGATCCTCGAAACCGGCGCCGGCAGTGACGAAGACCTGCTCAAGGCGCTCGACGATCTGCTCCCCCGCGACGGCCGGTGGCAGCATCAGCACGGCAGTCCCGGTCACGGCCGTGACCACGTCCTTCCCGCGCTGCTGCCGCCGTACGCGACGATTCCTGTGCTCGGCGGAGAGATGACGCTGGGCACCTGGCAGTCGGTCTGCCTAGTGGACACCAACCTCGACAACCCGGTCCGGCGCGTCCGCTTCAGTCTCCTGGAGGGCTGA
- a CDS encoding DUF3626 domain-containing protein: MRSRALSYVAAKARGGHETGLPVTLHFHPDRSTMDGRPLLAAMAEDGFYRNQFETGTSNGGLTAHPGGDRWRWESRMFGGAYDDAPPAERPKYGALDFRRRAVGGAPRFGSAHLRMAAHTTARTTFCYPDSVLRPADFGYGTRVSALITLATQDDVDPLDDYIEAHVHGPVRLKTDVEALVLDPSHRGTDVEKAALGIGCPVEWHPGFRLSTGELARHPAYRGPEFVELGLALAEDGYLDPRVLGEARHVDQQALKRVWHYVARFGVLP, translated from the coding sequence ATGAGATCCCGGGCCCTCTCCTACGTCGCGGCGAAAGCGCGCGGCGGGCACGAGACCGGGCTGCCGGTGACACTGCACTTCCATCCCGACAGATCCACAATGGACGGACGTCCGCTGCTGGCTGCGATGGCCGAGGACGGCTTCTACCGCAACCAGTTCGAAACGGGGACGAGCAACGGCGGGTTGACCGCGCACCCCGGCGGAGATCGCTGGCGGTGGGAGAGCCGGATGTTCGGCGGCGCCTATGACGATGCCCCACCCGCCGAACGGCCCAAATACGGGGCGCTCGACTTCCGGCGCCGCGCGGTCGGCGGCGCACCTAGGTTCGGCTCGGCCCATTTGCGGATGGCGGCGCACACCACCGCGCGGACGACGTTCTGCTATCCGGACAGCGTCCTGCGACCGGCGGATTTCGGTTACGGCACCAGGGTTTCCGCACTGATCACGTTGGCCACCCAGGACGACGTGGATCCTCTCGACGACTACATCGAGGCACACGTTCACGGCCCGGTCCGGCTGAAAACAGACGTCGAAGCCCTCGTGCTCGACCCGAGCCACAGGGGCACCGACGTCGAGAAGGCCGCACTCGGGATCGGCTGCCCCGTCGAATGGCATCCGGGATTCCGCCTGTCGACCGGAGAACTCGCACGACACCCCGCGTACCGGGGTCCCGAATTCGTCGAACTCGGCTTGGCCTTGGCGGAAGACGGCTACCTCGATCCGCGCGTCCTCGGCGAGGCCCGCCACGTCGACCAACAGGCGCTCAAACGCGTTTGGCACTACGTCGCGCGCTTCGGAGTACTACCGTGA